The genomic DNA accaaccaaccaaccaaccaaccaaccaaccaaccaaccaaccaaccaaccaaccaaccaaccaaccaaccaaccaaccaaccaaccaaccaaccaaccaaccaaccaaccaaccaaccaaccaaccaaccaaccaaccaaccaaccaaccaaccaaccaaccaaccaaccaaccaaccaaccaaccaaccaaccaaccaaccaaccaaccaaccaaccaaccaaccaaccaaccaaccggAGACTATTGGACTACGTTACAAGTCATTATTTGTTGGGAAATCTTGGCTGCGCGTATTAATTTTCGAAAGCACCATCTAGTGTCAAGGACATGAATTGTcgtattttgaaaaacattcCATTTGACTTTCACCTTCACCGTATCTACTGTATCTAATAATGCATTTTACAGTTTCCGATTTAACTTAAATTGTTTATGCATGTCTAtattggatgacaatgcaatattattatgacttAGCTTATCTGACTATAGTGCTGGAAGATGGCCTTAGTAACCCCTTTGTAAATTCATGAAAACCGATCTAGTTTGGGTTCATTTGATTCATCATGACGAGTACTTGTGGTAACCAAGGTTTAATAATTGAGATGGAAAGTGGCATAGGAACTCCGTAATTATTAAACGACTCAACTCGAACGAATTTAGGCTCGTTTAATTCGTCTTGACgagtacatttattttaaagagttTTAGGTGTTAAAAGTGATAGTAACCGGGGCGATAATAGAGCTGATAAACATGACCTGATGATGAACCCATCCATGGTCGgttctcaaattcaaattcagacACTTACCGACGCGAATACGTGAATaatgcgtagttagtatgagtgcttttatttattgctatgaaaaaccagcaatgtatactgaATCCGACAAATgcgaactgttcgacgatagtgtggagccggaaTTACGTTGAAGTCTGTCGATGGATCAACGCACAACACcgatgaagcggtggtggtgtaatggttaagacgcgcgtttggatcgaaaggtcttaGGTACATTACTACACATATCCTACTCATGACATATGAGTTTGTTGATATGACTATTCGACTCATTTATatcatgagtcagattggtatacaaagtcataattttagttttcacagaccactacttgcttccgatgagaaaacctgcacactgatggacagtttagttcactagtgtgtatgcgactacctgccactagatggcgataagtagtcgtaaaaatgtctgatgtctttaggcgacttgaataaaatcttacaccagtgttagcaataacacagtCTATATAATGATAACTGATAAATTGTATAGAGTTTTGTTCGTGTTTCTTTTCCGTCATTTGTCAGTTTTATTCTCTTAGAAATTTGCCGGTGTTGCATGCATAATTACTATTATAGATTCACTAGAATTAGCCCGCGACTTCACCGCGTGAAAtcgtttagatttttttttgtagtaaagCGGCATTATTTGTCAAGgggtaatatttttgttacagacGCTTTTGCCCGCAGCCTTGCTCATGTCATGAGTTTTCCATCAAAACCTTATCTCTTCGtctatttgttaataaaaactgGTTAAGATCGTGTcagatatacctacataagtaACGACTATGGCTAGGTAAGCATAAGGTGTAATACCAAtgtacgaaataaaatttattctatttttgcGATTAGGGTGCCTTTTcgtgaatttttgttttgtccagaaaataaaaacataaattaccaAAGTCATGTTTTTTGACTGTCCTTTGGATGATCTGCTATTTTGAGAatctaatgtttttaaatatcagaATGTCATATAATGCGAATAAaggatatatttttggaatcaTCGTCATCCTGGCAGTGCATAAGGTCCACAGTATCATAACGTATTACTCGTAATGACCTAGTGAGTATTCCCatcaaattcattatttacaacTATCGTGAGATTTCCCGATGTCCGTTTGCCGTGCCCCGTAGTGTCAGTAGTACATCGCCCACTCATCACCGGTTACcgtgaaataaaaagatagAACGTGTGTGGCGAGCcatgtttattgtttatattaatttactgaGCTGACTAGCGACGTGGAAGTGAAGCGTCTACTGCTTGTTGGCGGCTTCGTGCAGCTTCTTCTGAACCTCCTGCACGTTCTTCACCAGGTCGTCGTAGGCCTGCTTCACCTTGGGCTCCAACTTCTTGTTGGTCTCTTCCACGTTGGACGACACCTCTTTAGCCAGCTTCTGGGTTTcctaataacaataataataaaaaaatgtaacttatttccttaaatttatagtacaaatataaatacacacataaattaattattattatatatttaatttctatcaCTTTTATAaccaaacattttatatttttaaattttattgaattaaagaCATCTCTTGCGTTAATTTGTTAAGGCCCCTTTCTGGGTTTAAGCCTCCCCCATTAAATTCCATGTTGGTCTATcctctattttataatattactaataacTTTAGAAAATTTCTTtgtctcatttattttcaccattatatgtattttaaaatttaatgtaattatagcTAAAAACATTGAGTAGAAGAATATCTACTTTAAAActtatagtttgaaatattctaTAATCTATTGCTAATATATTACTTTCGCTGCGCTCGGTTCAATTCTAATCAGGCCGCCTTGACATGCCGCGCTAGACGTAAACGCTCTTAAGGTATGATAACTTTTTAGTTTGCACAAAacattagataaattaatcGTATCTTCCcatgttcccggtttcatTTGGGGAAAAGCGGCTGCGAAGTCCTGACCCCGAGGTCAGCATAGAAAATAAAGCTTTTAGCTTTTACTTTAGAAGATTCGGTTGTGAATAACCGGATGGTTGTGATATCACAGCTTGCCActgtcaaccctctttgagaaAGCACAATAGGTGTATCTCTATCTCTCGTATATGTATTCCTtattcgcctcgtacgacatctgcGGGAGGATATGGGAGTGATCCTAATGTAGGGCGGAACCGAACGGTACAAAGGAATTAATGGATAATTGAATGTAGGTAATGTTCAGAATAGAGAAAACACAGAGAAAATCAAAGAATGGAAATCTACAAAAACCGAGAGTTTGTTTTGAGATGAATGAAAGTTCTCCCTTCGCTCTCTTTTCTCTCATATAATTGGTATCCTTATACTGCGATTGCCAATCAACAAACGCACCTGCACCGCGTTGGAGACGGCGGCCTGTAGCTTCTCCTTGAGCTGGACGGCCTGCTGCTCCACCTCGGGGTGCGCCTTGCGCAGCTCGTCGGCGCTCTTCTGCACGTTGGCGCGCGCGCTCTCGAGCGCCTCCTTGGCCTTACCAGTCGCATCGCTCAACTGCAAACAAAGTataatattgcaaaatttcataatctctgttataaatttagtttcaaatcatatttaaacGGAAATcccagtttttatttagttgataGTACCTAGATGATGTGACTTAATGACTATGCAAATATTAGGTAACTATTAGTTTATCATAATACAAACTTGTCATCGACAATGTGGCAATAACATCAGTGAGACGAGTGAGAGAGTGACGAGTGACTAGGCACAGGACACAGTTACTCACCGCCGATTGCAGCGAAGCAGAAAGGACAGAGAGCTGCTGCAGCACAGTGTCGGAGCCCTCTTTGAGCGCGGTGTTGACCTCCTGCGTGTTCTTGGAGTTGACGAGCGCGTTCAGCTGCTCCGAGAACGTCTTCTGGATCTCCGTCGCATGCTTCTGGATGTCGTCCAGTGCGTTCGTCTCACGCTTCGCAACGCCCGCGTGCGCCTGAAACCTCGCGTCATGTACACACTCGCTCCATGTCATGGAGAAACAGACGATAAGTAAGCCATGTAtgattgacatttttttaaaatataatacacttTGAATGATAGAATCAAGAAGaaaatgattaaatatttttgagatatGAACATTTATAAGGAAGagaagcaaataaattatatcaaggATATTTGGGTTCAAAGCTCAATTGACTTTGTCAAAAGATTTGACTTTAGGCTTTAGCATTGATTGGCATTTCATTAGAATAAAACCTTGGTAGGTAACTATAGTATagtcatggatttaataagtacttcgtacacgGAGCACCTACTAATTGCATGAGTACGTATAGTATCCACAAAAAAAGTCGTGCGTAGAATAAACAACATTCAAAAAGTATATGGAAAATGCCTTGGTCGTATTggacttttaaaaaatgcctACAACCGATATTTATCAAACAACAGATCAAAATTTAGTCAATAGATagcacaataaatattgtaacgaCTTACCAAAGCCAAACAGGCGACGAGTACGAGGAACTTGGCGATCATCGTGAGGGTTGAGGTCAAGTGGAGCGAGAAACAGGAGCGGCGACGTCTGCAACACAACGGGGACTGTAAGGCGGCCGGCCGGCGCTGCGTTATATACCCGGCCGCGGCGCGCGGCGCCCGGAGGAAGTCGGGGAACTTTCCTGCGGCGAGCCACCCGGCCTCCACCCGCAGCCCTTTGCCCCTCAGCTGAACTTGTTTACAAACACCCGTATCTCACCGCCTCACCGCGTGTCCTACCTAGCTATTCGTCGCGGATCTAGATCCGCCATGCCTACAACTGAACTTGACCTATGACATTGCAAAGTTTAGAATGATAACACAAGTCTTAATTTTGGCGTGCCTTATCGACAGAGGCGGGGCGCGGAACCCCACGAATGAAATTACAGCGTTTATTAAtctcaatattttatcacttATAAGTATTCATTGGAATTGGGATAGAGTCATTGCTTACTACTCAGGTCAGATAAAGAAATCACCTCACGAGGTAGATTCACATCAgattataggtacataatcaTTACTCAGTGACAAGCTCTAGGGAAGGCGACCCGGCCGTGGCCGCGCAGATAGCGAGGTCGCCTGATAACGCCGACATCTATCACTTTATACTCACATCACTCACACATTTCGATTAAAATTGTAGTCTGCGAAAACCATGCAGTAGCATACGCATGCGACTCCGGACCGCCAGTGGTAGTTAACTTCTGTGCAAGATTGTGAATGTGACGACTTGTTCTGTTTGTTATGCCCACTCAATGTCATCGTAACTTTTTCAGTTTCCGTGACCAGAGACCAGCTGCAGTAGATATatcatgtataataaaataaatgaaaggaGGCTGCAACACAACACCCTAGACTGTGGCACGGCCTGGTCTTGTGATGGCGCGTCGCCTTGTCGGCCTGCCGCCGATCCTGCCTCTGCCGATCACAATATGTACACCGAGAGAGGAACACACGCCAAATGCAAAGTTTAACTTAATAGGTAACCTTATCCCATTTAGAGTTACCTGCAAACTGGGAAGTAGGTACccacttaatttataaatgtatatatccTTCCCAGTgccaattttattatcaagcAATGAAAGTACTGTAGGCAGGTGCTAGGAGGAGATGATAAATCTTCCAGTTCTTTCCAGTTTTTTCCAGTTTGTCCACATAAACTGTGCTAATTTATCCAACCACATAACTTGGTTGGATATATAACGAAATATCTATACTACACATATTTACTTGCTATTTTGTAAACTACTTAGTTGTcaatatttgaaatcaaaaatcaaatcatttattcagaaattaggccttcacaggcactttttcacgtcatattctaaattaaattatgtttaccaaagctacaaactactagcatttcggaacgaccactgctgagaagaaattccgaaagaaactcattcaaacagtgttggtccctattatgccagaagggcttaccatttttttaaaataaattaatgacaaaTTATCTGCGATATCCAATTCGGCATTGTTGGGTCTGGCGGTGGGTGAACAGAGACAGGTACTCACCAGGAGCAGCGCGCCGCAGCACTGTAGCCTCACaggtgcgcgcgcgccgcggcTCAGGGCTGCGTGACTCGCATTACCACGCCCGAATTATATGTTGGGTGAGCAAATGCACTGTATTTAACGCTCTGGTGACTATGGATTATTTCAGGATAAacttaatagtttttttaaatgataaaataaatatatatgttttttttttgataggTATAATGTCGAAATAGAAGGACGTACGTGCCTACCTACTATGGAAATAGTTATGATTTTGTTCAGTTAAATACAGTTGTTTCCCATGCCTAGATGTTTTAGGGCGCTGCTATAACATAAAACCCCGTACTGTACAGACATAATGGAGATAGATATATCCATAACCCATTAATCCAGTCCAGCAGCGTCCCATCCACCAAACCCAAACCAACTAATATACATCCTTTCTTAGTAATAgttaattctttattgcacTACTAAATATTTgccccgtgggaattttgaaataaaatataatatatttttaatggtgaaataatttttgaaattggttcggtagtttcgaagtTTACCcccctcaaacatacaaacttccaaatgcttacctctttataataattgtagtaTAGATAAAGAATACACAGGAGTAGATTTACCAAGAGGTTGCTGAGCAATGGCGGCCTTATAAGCGAATACAACAGGCAACAGGTCATTTTTTTACACTCATTTAGCAAGTACTAGccgcccgccccggcttcggtCGGctaaaaatttgataaattaaacacctaaaccttcctcaggagtcatactatctaatggtgaaaactgcatacaattccgtgcagtcgtttctgagtttatcgcgaacagacagacagacgcggcagaggactttgttttataatatgtaaggataatgaTAAGTATGTGCATGCAATAGCTAATTAACGAATAATGTTTAGTCAAAGTAAGATTGAAGGCCATTAGGAGAGATCAGAGGCTGTAGTGTCTGCACTTGCACTTCATGTTTATTGGTATCGTCTATAGAAATAGTGAATCCCAAACACACGTGACAGATATTATCGTATGGTCGTGTAGTGACATCCGGGAGGAAGCGGTGTCactatgagtttgtatattacgAGTATTGAATTTGTCACAGAAGTTCCAATAGGCACACTAGCACTATTTACCTATGACCGATAAGGAGAGTTCCTATAATTTTGGGGAAAAGTTTTGTGTATATCAGTAACAAgtgtacaatataaatattaagtgtCGCTCGTGTCACCCCTGGTCGAAGCCGAGATCACCAAACCAGGCGAAGGCCGGTCGTCGCGCTCCGCACTCGGCGGGCTTCCTGGTTGCTGTACAGCATTACGCTATATACAGACGCCTGCCCGTCAATTGTCCTGCCTGTACCTCTAAGCAGGCGATGATACGGGCGACTGTTCAATGAATTAGGACAGCGCGATGTGCAGTTTGCTCctcacaacaaaaatattataatgagcGCTGTCCTCGCAGTGAATAGTTTATGTGCTTGTCGTCGGGTGTGGCCCaaaaattagtattttgtGTTAGAACTCCTTATCTTCTCGCATCTGTGATTTGATTGTTTTGTATTAGTTCTTacatatacttaggtactcaaaagtatgtacatattaggtaatataaattttaatgtatgatTACTCCAATAATGTTTAGTCTTACTGATAAAGTAATAGGTTATTTTATCGGAACCCTCTACAGAGTTACGTTACTGAGTTTACGCTAATTAAATCACACGGAGCCCTGTAAAGAGGATCTATTAGTTGTAATTagattaattatgtttttgttttgataagtTGTTGTTGGTACGAATAATTggcaaatatatacataatgtttACTCAATtgaattcagtttttttttataatttaatatatgcCGAACTAGGTAAGTACCATTCTATGTAAAATAGAATcagtaggtaatattttacactaaaatgtaaatcaaatatttacgaatgttattgttattacgtGGTGATGTCACCTCAGATAGACCGTGCCTGCGCCGGACTGTTTGTTATCGGCTGCGGCCAGTATTCAGAAACACAATTTGCCTGACTCCCAACAAAAGAGTAGGTACACAAGTACCAATCTATTCTTTGTAAAGTTCCATGGCCTtggttttacaaaataaagcaTTCATTTATTGTATTGCAAGTCTATTATTTACGGGTGATTACCCATAAATTGGGTACCTGCTCGAAGTGGTCAGGTACTTGCTTATAACTCACAGTTTACTTTTACCGTGGTTCAGGCATCCATTTTGCGTCTACCTGTCCACGTgtagttattttgttttgataggTTTAATGGGCAAACGTCGGGCCAAAATGGAAACTTAACAAATAAGCCCTATTTAGATCCACCGAGCTGAAACAGACCGTGTGTTCGGAGCAGTCCAGCGGCCGCGCCGCCGCCTCAACTCGAGCCGCATTCGGTCAGCGCTTCTCATCATGTTGCGCCAAGTCTGGAGAACAATCGCGTGTAATGTTTGCAGTGTGCAAGCAATGTGTGCTCCACGGATCGACAATGGCGTCTCTTTTCTTGTATAGTTCTCGTTCCTGGTTATGGATGAAGGTCACGCATTTTGTATTCTGGTCTGCGGACATCGAAACTGTGTATCACGATTATGACTAAcctgtttatctatttaatatgAACTTGGATTTATACCTGCAGACAATCTACTTGCGGTTTCCCTACGACAGGAACCTTTTTATAGCATAATGGGTGAACAAGCATGCATTAGGCCAACGAGGATACTATTACCCTATCTTGTACtttttgtttgtgttgttAGGTCCCAATACGAGCTACCGTGCACATCTCAACACAACGGCAATAGCAACTCTTTTGTAATGATTTTGGATAACAATCGGTATTGTGATGTAacttatac from Plodia interpunctella isolate USDA-ARS_2022_Savannah chromosome 21, ilPloInte3.2, whole genome shotgun sequence includes the following:
- the LOC128679224 gene encoding apolipophorin-3-like, with the protein product MIAKFLVLVACLALAHAGVAKRETNALDDIQKHATEIQKTFSEQLNALVNSKNTQEVNTALKEGSDTVLQQLSVLSASLQSALSDATGKAKEALESARANVQKSADELRKAHPEVEQQAVQLKEKLQAAVSNAVQETQKLAKEVSSNVEETNKKLEPKVKQAYDDLVKNVQEVQKKLHEAANKQ